The following coding sequences are from one Campylobacter magnus window:
- a CDS encoding dihydroneopterin aldolase, with the protein MKISLKMRFKCVVGVLSFERVKKQKISLKLSAKTSEFIDYGLISEYIYASFKQQKFIYLEDALAFFEKNLVKEFPKITKFKLKISKPQIFKMLAKPYKSTPSLSKKVVY; encoded by the coding sequence ATGAAAATCAGTCTAAAAATGCGCTTTAAGTGCGTGGTGGGCGTGCTTAGCTTTGAAAGAGTTAAAAAGCAAAAAATCTCTTTAAAGCTAAGCGCAAAGACAAGTGAGTTTATTGATTATGGCTTAATTAGTGAGTATATTTATGCTTCTTTTAAGCAGCAAAAATTTATTTATTTAGAGGATGCTTTAGCATTTTTTGAGAAAAATCTAGTAAAAGAGTTCCCAAAAATCACAAAATTTAAGCTAAAAATCTCAAAACCACAAATTTTTAAAATGCTTGCAAAGCCTTATAAAAGCACACCTTCGCTAAGCAAAAAAGTAGTTTATTAA
- a CDS encoding PilZ domain-containing protein, which translates to MQKYEGYESLILQCETLLDECEIDFVKKAKSLLKEQDFYADPDDFESAMSVAFRAIIGYGTSAKSVLDGLKTCLNKDEKLAKYILKNSILDFKKNFKEKEPRFENTLEAAISRFNDDFGLDEDIVIEKAGQEEQIQTNTISFDGANTLVFGDIFWELKAAKESELWLLNLYKGVPIKNKAKITDIENEKLSLKTELIQLLAIKEEGSAFILKGENISSDIECRVLNFNFGAGVVMLEPFRRSTKTAALLRAHPRLQPSKLTPVSLLYDNKRIDAQLFDISRGGLGAICADGLRLQAGSKLKAIFNLEIAGALKQIDLNLELVIALNYQGTMRYCCKITDTAQPCMSDIFAYTDVREKETLDELSKKAQDFL; encoded by the coding sequence AGACTTTGTAAAAAAAGCAAAATCACTGCTAAAAGAGCAAGATTTTTACGCAGACCCAGATGATTTTGAATCTGCGATGAGCGTGGCTTTTAGAGCTATTATAGGCTATGGGACTAGCGCAAAAAGCGTGCTTGATGGTCTAAAAACTTGCTTAAATAAAGATGAAAAACTAGCAAAATATATACTAAAAAACTCTATTTTAGATTTTAAAAAGAATTTTAAAGAAAAAGAACCTCGCTTTGAAAATACGCTAGAAGCGGCTATTTCTCGCTTTAACGATGACTTTGGACTAGATGAAGATATAGTGATAGAAAAAGCAGGGCAAGAAGAGCAAATCCAAACAAATACAATCAGCTTTGATGGCGCAAATACCTTGGTCTTTGGCGATATTTTCTGGGAGCTAAAAGCCGCAAAAGAAAGCGAGCTTTGGCTGCTAAACCTATATAAAGGCGTGCCGATTAAAAACAAAGCCAAAATCACAGATATTGAAAATGAAAAACTAAGCCTAAAAACAGAATTAATCCAACTTCTAGCCATAAAAGAAGAAGGCTCAGCCTTTATCCTAAAAGGAGAAAATATCAGCTCAGATATTGAGTGCAGGGTCTTAAACTTTAATTTTGGTGCAGGTGTGGTGATGCTAGAGCCCTTTCGCCGCAGCACGAAAACAGCTGCACTTTTAAGGGCACATCCTCGCCTCCAACCATCAAAACTAACTCCTGTTAGCTTGCTTTATGATAATAAGCGCATAGATGCTCAGCTTTTTGACATTAGCCGTGGTGGGCTTGGTGCGATTTGCGCTGATGGATTAAGGCTGCAGGCTGGCTCAAAGCTAAAGGCGATTTTTAATCTAGAAATCGCAGGCGCTTTAAAGCAAATAGACCTAAATCTAGAGCTAGTAATAGCCCTAAACTACCAAGGCACGATGCGCTACTGCTGTAAAATAACAGATACCGCTCAGCCTTGTATGAGCGATATTTTTGCCTACACTGATGTAAGAGAAAAAGAAACTCTAGATGAACTAAGCAAAAAAGCGCAGGATTTTTTATAG
- the plsY gene encoding glycerol-3-phosphate 1-O-acyltransferase PlsY — protein MINIVFYLIAYFLAAVPFGLVLARLFAKVDIRSAGSGSIGATNVLRVVKESNPALAKKLSIATVALDALKGLVPLVVAKFCFGLGDSVLWAMAVLAVIGHCFSPYLLFNGGKGIATGAGVMIFFLPLEVILALIVWFVVGKVLKISSLASLSALVVFIASSFIIHPQIEVINTHAPVLIICFIIVYKHWGNILRLITGKEKKVI, from the coding sequence ATGATAAATATAGTTTTTTATTTAATAGCTTATTTTTTAGCAGCTGTTCCTTTTGGACTGGTGTTAGCAAGGCTTTTTGCTAAGGTTGATATAAGAAGCGCAGGTAGCGGCAGCATAGGCGCTACAAATGTCTTGCGTGTGGTAAAAGAAAGCAATCCTGCCCTAGCAAAAAAGCTTAGCATCGCTACAGTCGCCCTTGATGCGCTAAAAGGACTAGTGCCCCTTGTGGTGGCAAAATTCTGCTTTGGCTTAGGTGATAGCGTGCTTTGGGCGATGGCGGTTTTAGCAGTAATTGGGCATTGCTTTTCGCCGTATTTATTATTTAATGGCGGTAAGGGCATAGCCACTGGGGCTGGAGTAATGATATTTTTCTTGCCACTTGAGGTTATACTTGCGCTGATTGTGTGGTTTGTAGTAGGCAAGGTGCTAAAAATCAGTTCGCTTGCTAGCCTAAGCGCACTTGTGGTTTTTATAGCCAGTTCGTTTATAATCCACCCGCAAATTGAGGTTATAAACACGCATGCACCGGTGCTTATCATCTGCTTTATCATTGTCTATAAACACTGGGGAAATATCTTGCGCTTAATAACTGGCAAGGAGAAAAAAGTAATATGA